Part of the Amycolatopsis sp. 195334CR genome is shown below.
TCCGCAGTGGAACAGCAACGCGGTCGCCATCGACGACTTCGACGGTGACGGGCACATCGACATCTACCTCGGGAACTACTTCCCGCACAGCCCGGTCCTCGACCCCTCGGTCAAGGGCGGCGTGGAGATGAACGACTCGCTGTCGAACGCCTCCAACGGCGGCGAGGACTACTTCTTCCGCTGGACCGGCGCGAGCGCCACCGGCGTGCAGTACCAACAGCTGGACGACGTGATCCCGGTCGACCTGTCCAAGGGCTGGGTGCTGGGTGCCGCGGCGAACGACGTCGACGGCGACCTGCTGCCCGAGCTGTACCTGGCGCAGGACCACGGCAAGGACGCCATGCTGCACAACCGGTCCACCCCGGGCAACATCAAGTTCGAGCCGATCGTGGACAGCAAGACCCCGCTGGTGCCGAAGTCCAAGCGCATCGGTGGCGACTCGTTCAAGGGCATGTCCGCGGAGTGGGCCGACCTCGACCGCAACGGGCTGTACGACCTGTTCGTCAGCAACATCACCACCTCGTTCGGCATCGAGGAGAGCAACTTCCAGTTCATGAACACCTCGGGCAGCCAGTCGGAGCTGCGGGCGCAGCTGCAGGCCGGTGACGCGCCGTGGGAGGACAAGAGCACCGACCTCGGCACCGCGTGGTCCGGCTGGGCCTGGGACATCAAGTCCGAGGACTTCAACAACAGCGGCAAGCCGGCCATCGCCCAGGCGACCGGGTTCGTCAAGGGTGAGATCAACCGCTGGCCGCAGCTGCAGGAGCTGGCCACCGCGAACGACCTGACCGTGCACGACCCCGCCTGGTGGCCGAACATGGTCAAGGGTGACGACGTGGCGGGCAGCCAGCGGCTGGCCTTCTTCGCCCCCAAGGCGGACGGTACCTTCGTCAACCTGTCCGAGCGGCTCGGCCTCGACGTGCCGGTGCCCACCCGCGGCATCGCCACCGGTGACGCCGACGGTGACGGCCGGATCGACATGGCCGTGGCCCGCCAGTGGGACCAGCCGGTCTTCTACCAGAACACCGCGCCATCGGCCGGTGAGTTCCTCGGCCTGAAGCTGACCCACCCGGACGGTGCGCCGGTGGTCGGGGCCCAGGTCTGCGTGAAGACCGCCGACGGCCGGACGATCCTCGGCCGCGTCGACGGCGGCAGTGGCCACTCGGGCAAGCGCAGCAACGACGTCCACATCGGACTCGGTGACGTGCAGGGCGCCCAGGAGGTCAAGGTGTGGTGGCGCGACCGCAACGGTCAGGCCCACGAACAGGAACTGAAGCTGACCCCGGGCTGGCACTCGCTCCAGCTCGACACGCAGGCCAAGGAGAAGTGAGTCATGGCCGAGCAGAAAACCAGCGCCCCGCCGCAGAAAACCGGCGCCCCGCCGCAGAACTCCGGCGGTCCGCCCCGCGACCCCAAGGTGATCACCGCCCTGCGCCGGTTCGCGATCTCGATGACCGTGTTCAACATCCTCGGGTACACCGTGCTCGGGTTCGAGCAGCCGTGGCTGTGGCCCTTCATCGCACTGGCCACCGGGTACACGGTGGAACTCGGGCTGGAGATGATCAACGCCAGGGTCGAGGGCCGCGCCCCGCGCTTCCTCGGTAGCGGGTTCAAGGGCCTGGTGGAGTTCCTGTTCCCCGCGCACATCACCAGTCTCGCGGTGAACATGCTGACCTACCCCAACGACCAGATCCTGGTGATGCTGTTCGGCATCGTGGTCGCGGTGGGTGCGAAGTGGGTGCTGCGGGCGCCGGTCCGCGGCAGGCTGCGCCACTACATGAACCCGTCGAACTTCGGCATCGCGGTGATCCTGCTGGTGTTCCCGTGGGCGAGCATCGCGCCGCCCTACCACTTCACCGAGAACGTCTCCGGCGTGATCGACTGGCTGATCCCGGTACTGATCATCGTCGCGGGCACGATGCTGAACGCGAAGCTGACCGGCCGCATGTGGCTGATCTTCGGCTGGCTGAGCTTCTTCGCCCTGCAGTCGGTGGTCCGCGGCTGGTTGCTGGACACCGCGATCCTCGGTGCGCTGGGCACGATGACCGGCGTGGCGTTCGTGTTGTTCACCAACTACATGATCACCGACCCGGGGACCACGCCGTCGAAGCCGGGCTCGCAGTTCGCCTTCGGGGCCGGGGTGGCCACGCTGTACGGCGTGCTCACCGGGGCGGGGATCGCCTACGGGCTGTTCTTCGCCACGGCGGCGGTCTGCCTGATCCGCGGTGGTTTCCTCTGGGCGCTCCACTTCGTCAACAAGGCGCGGCTGCAGTTCGAGGCCGAGCAGAAGGCGGCGGCGGAGAAGGCGAAACTGGAAGCGGCGCCACCGGCGGAAACCGAGTCGCTCCCGGCTCCGGTTTCCATCGCGGCCAAGGCGGTCGATCCGCCACCGGCCGAGAAGGCGGCGTGAGCCTGCGGAAGCGGACTCGGGTTTCCGGCGGCACCCCTCGACGGGTGCCGCCGGGCCCGCCCCGGTCCGCGACCTTCCGGTTGCTCAAGCACCTGGCGGGTGACCGGCTCCGGCTGATGTCGGAAGCGGCGGACACCTACGGCGACGCGGTCCGGATGGCCATCGGGCCGAAGACGTTGTACTTCTTCAACCACCCGGACCCGGCGAAGTACGTGCTGGCCGACAACGCGTCGAACTACCACAAGGGAATCGGCCTGGTGCAGGCGAAGCGGGCGCTCGGGGACGGCCTGCTCACCAGTGAGGGCCAGCTCTGGCGCAAGCAGCGCAAGATCATCCAGCCGGCGTTCCAGCACAAGCGGATCGTGGGGCAGGCCGGGATCGTGGCCGAGGAGGGCGCGAAACTGGTCGACCGCCTCCGCGCGCGGGCCGGTGGGGAGCCGGTCGACATCACGCAGGAGATGACCGGGCTCACCCTCGGGGTGCTCGGCCGGACCCTGCTCGACGCCGACCTCGGCGCGTTCGACGCGGTGGGCCACTCGTTCGAAGCCGTGCAGGACCAGGCGATGTTCGAGATGGTCACGCTGTCGATGGTGCCGATGTGGGTGCCGTTGCCCAAGCAGCTGCGCTTCCGCGCGGCACGGCGGGAACTGCAGCGCGTGGTCGACGCACTGGTCGCCCACCGCGACGCCGCCGGCGGCGCCATCGGCGATGATGTCCTTTCGCGACTGATCGTGTCCACCAGGGAGGAAGCGGATCCGGCGGTCGGCGAGCAGCGCATGCGGGACGAGCTGGTCACCCTGCTGCTGGCCGGTCACGAAACGACGGCGAGCACGTTGAGCTGGTCGCTGCACCTGCTCGACAAGCACCCGGAAGTGGCGGAACGCCTTCGGGCGGAAGCCATCGAGGTGCTCGGCGACCGGTTGCCGCAACACGAGGACATCCGGAAGCTGGTGTACACCAACCAGGTCATCTCGGAAGCGATGCGCCTGTACCCGCCGGTGTGGATCCTGCCAAGGCTCGCACTGGAGGACGACGAGATCGCCGGTTACCACGTGCCGGCGGGTTCGGATGTGGTGGTGTGCCCGTACACCCTGCACCGGCACCCGGCCTTCTGGGACCGCCCGGCCGAGTTCGACCCGGACCGCTTCGCCCCGGACGCCACCGCGGGCAGGCCGCGGTACGCCTACATCCCGTTCGGTGCGGGCCCGCGGTTCTGCGTCGGGAACAGCCTCGGCTTGATGGAGGCGGTGTTCGTGCTGGCGATGATCGCCAGGGAACTGACGCTCACCGGGGTTCCCGGCCACCAGGCCGTCGCGGAACCGATGCTCTCGCTGCGCGCGAAAGGCGGTCTGCCGATGACCGTGCGCAAGGCGGAATGACGGCCGGCGGGTCCCCGCCTCCCACCCCACGGGGACCCGCCCGGCTCCTTCCCATCCCGGGAGCATGCAGTGAATGTGGCTTTCACAGCACATTCCGCAGCCAATGCCACATTCACAGCACCACGCGGCACCCACCCCACCCCCGGCACCCAACCGCCACCCGGCGACGAAACGGGACCAAACGACCCACCCATCCCCGGCACCAAACCGGCAGCCGGGAACGAGACGGGACCACCCAGCCAACCTCACCTCCCCATCCCCGGTCCCAAGCCAAAACACGGCGAAGACCCCGAAGTCAAGGCATCTTTCCCGCCTTGACTTCGGGGTCTTCGCCGTAGTCACACTCAAAAACCGGGGTGGCTCGCCCGCCAAAGGACAACCCAGAAGACGCCCCCCGAACCCCCGCCCTGATCGAATGGAAAGCAAGGTCCGTAGAGAGGAGACGCCCGTGGACGCGGCCAATCCCGACGCGCGTGCGGTCAAGGTGATGACGCTCGAGGCGTACGCCGACACGATCGTTCCCGGCGAGAAGCGCCATCCCGAAGACCATGCCATCGCCGGGGTTTCCGAGGGGCCCGGCTCGGTCGAGGCCGGCGCCATCGAGCTGCTGGAGACCGAGGCCACCGGGGTCACCGCCGGG
Proteins encoded:
- a CDS encoding CRTAC1 family protein; this encodes MTATVHWLRKQLAGIVALVLVAGMFLVSSLPETSAAEQDELASGYGFAPKSVAMPSGFPQQEIRKVNQDYKDIDAWISSVGAGIAMNDVDGDGLANDLCITDPRIDQVVITPTPGKGDQRYAPFALQTGALPMNDVMAPMGCAPADFNEDGSTDLLVYYWGRTPIVFLGKPEAKGKPLDANCFLPVELVPGATAAKYNGPQWNSNAVAIDDFDGDGHIDIYLGNYFPHSPVLDPSVKGGVEMNDSLSNASNGGEDYFFRWTGASATGVQYQQLDDVIPVDLSKGWVLGAAANDVDGDLLPELYLAQDHGKDAMLHNRSTPGNIKFEPIVDSKTPLVPKSKRIGGDSFKGMSAEWADLDRNGLYDLFVSNITTSFGIEESNFQFMNTSGSQSELRAQLQAGDAPWEDKSTDLGTAWSGWAWDIKSEDFNNSGKPAIAQATGFVKGEINRWPQLQELATANDLTVHDPAWWPNMVKGDDVAGSQRLAFFAPKADGTFVNLSERLGLDVPVPTRGIATGDADGDGRIDMAVARQWDQPVFYQNTAPSAGEFLGLKLTHPDGAPVVGAQVCVKTADGRTILGRVDGGSGHSGKRSNDVHIGLGDVQGAQEVKVWWRDRNGQAHEQELKLTPGWHSLQLDTQAKEK
- a CDS encoding enediyne biosynthesis protein, giving the protein MAEQKTSAPPQKTGAPPQNSGGPPRDPKVITALRRFAISMTVFNILGYTVLGFEQPWLWPFIALATGYTVELGLEMINARVEGRAPRFLGSGFKGLVEFLFPAHITSLAVNMLTYPNDQILVMLFGIVVAVGAKWVLRAPVRGRLRHYMNPSNFGIAVILLVFPWASIAPPYHFTENVSGVIDWLIPVLIIVAGTMLNAKLTGRMWLIFGWLSFFALQSVVRGWLLDTAILGALGTMTGVAFVLFTNYMITDPGTTPSKPGSQFAFGAGVATLYGVLTGAGIAYGLFFATAAVCLIRGGFLWALHFVNKARLQFEAEQKAAAEKAKLEAAPPAETESLPAPVSIAAKAVDPPPAEKAA
- a CDS encoding cytochrome P450 encodes the protein MSLRKRTRVSGGTPRRVPPGPPRSATFRLLKHLAGDRLRLMSEAADTYGDAVRMAIGPKTLYFFNHPDPAKYVLADNASNYHKGIGLVQAKRALGDGLLTSEGQLWRKQRKIIQPAFQHKRIVGQAGIVAEEGAKLVDRLRARAGGEPVDITQEMTGLTLGVLGRTLLDADLGAFDAVGHSFEAVQDQAMFEMVTLSMVPMWVPLPKQLRFRAARRELQRVVDALVAHRDAAGGAIGDDVLSRLIVSTREEADPAVGEQRMRDELVTLLLAGHETTASTLSWSLHLLDKHPEVAERLRAEAIEVLGDRLPQHEDIRKLVYTNQVISEAMRLYPPVWILPRLALEDDEIAGYHVPAGSDVVVCPYTLHRHPAFWDRPAEFDPDRFAPDATAGRPRYAYIPFGAGPRFCVGNSLGLMEAVFVLAMIARELTLTGVPGHQAVAEPMLSLRAKGGLPMTVRKAE